A genomic stretch from Pseudomonas mendocina includes:
- a CDS encoding pyruvate, water dikinase regulatory protein: MKRTAFFISDGTGITAETLGQSLLAQFETIDFVKLTRPYIDSVEKARAMVQQINAAAEKDGNRPIIFDTLVNQEIREVLAESEGFMIDIFSSFLSPLEQELASSSSYSVGKSHAIGQSSKYMERIEAVNFALDNDDGARTQHYDKADLILVGVSRCGKTPTCLYMAMQYGIRAANYPLTEEDMERLQLPATLKQHRHKLFGLTIDPDRLTAIRHERKPNSRYASFAQCEFEVREVENLFRREGIAYLNSTTFSVEEISAKILVEKGVERRLK; this comes from the coding sequence ATGAAACGTACAGCTTTCTTCATCTCCGATGGTACTGGTATTACAGCCGAAACATTAGGCCAGAGCCTGTTGGCGCAATTTGAGACCATCGACTTCGTCAAGCTGACGCGCCCCTACATCGACTCCGTAGAAAAAGCGCGCGCTATGGTACAACAAATCAATGCCGCCGCCGAGAAAGACGGTAATCGCCCCATCATTTTCGACACGCTTGTCAATCAGGAAATCCGTGAAGTGCTCGCTGAATCTGAAGGATTCATGATCGATATCTTCTCTTCCTTCCTCTCCCCACTGGAGCAGGAGTTGGCATCAAGCTCTTCTTATTCAGTGGGCAAATCCCATGCAATCGGCCAAAGCTCTAAGTACATGGAGCGGATTGAGGCAGTCAACTTCGCCCTTGATAACGACGATGGCGCCCGCACCCAGCACTATGACAAGGCTGATCTTATCCTTGTGGGTGTCTCCCGCTGCGGCAAAACGCCAACCTGCCTGTATATGGCCATGCAATATGGCATTCGCGCGGCAAACTACCCTCTGACTGAAGAGGACATGGAGCGCCTGCAGCTGCCAGCAACACTTAAGCAACACCGGCACAAGCTGTTCGGCCTAACCATTGACCCAGACCGCCTTACCGCGATTCGCCACGAACGCAAGCCTAACAGTCGCTACGCCAGCTTCGCTCAATGCGAATTTGAAGTGCGCGAGGTTGAAAACCTGTTCCGCCGCGAAGGTATTGCATACCTCAACTCAACGACCTTCTCCGTTGAGGAGATTTCCGCCAAGATTCTGGTGGAAAAAGGTGTCGAGCGCCGCCTCAAATAG
- the ppsA gene encoding phosphoenolpyruvate synthase, with product MVEYVVSLDKLGNHDVEHVGGKNASLGEMISNLSGAGVSVPGGFATTAQAYRDFLEQSGLNAQIHAALDALDVDDVNALAKTGAEIRQWVMDAPFPAELDKQIREAFAAMAGGNDNMAVAVRSSATAEDLPDASFAGQQETFLNIRGVDNVIRAAKEVFASLFNDRAIAYRVHQGFDHKLVALSAGVQRMVRSETGTAGVMFTLDTESGFRDVVFITGAYGLGETVVQGAVNPDEFYVHKQTLEAGRPAILRRNLGSKAIKMVYGDEAKAGKSVKVVDVDREDRARFCLTDAEVSELAKQAMIIEKHYGRPMDIEWAKDGDDGKLYIVQARPETVKSRSNINVMERYLLKEKGSVLVEGRAIGQKIGAGRVRVINDVSEMDKVQPGDVLVSDMTDPDWEPVMKRASAIVTNRGGRTCHAAIIARELGIPAVVGCGNATQALKDGQGVTVSCAEGDTGFIFEGELGFDVRTNSVDAMPELPFKIMMNVGNPDRAFDFAQLPNEGVGLARLEFIINRMIGVHPKALLNYAGLPPELKDSVEKRTAGYSDPVNFYVEKLVEGISTLAAAFWPKKVIVRLSDFKSNEYANLIGGKLYEPEEENPMLGFRGASRYISESFRDCFELECRALKKVRNEMGLTNVEIMVPFVRTLGEASQVVDLLAANGLARGENGLRIIMMCELPSNALLAEEFLEYFDGFSIGSNDLTQLTLGLDRDSGIIAHLFDERNPAVKKLLSNAIQACNKAGKYIGICGQGPSDHPDLARWLMEQGIESVSLNPDSVLDTWFFLAEGQTA from the coding sequence TTGGTAGAGTACGTAGTTTCCCTCGATAAGCTCGGCAACCACGATGTTGAGCACGTAGGGGGCAAGAACGCCTCCCTGGGCGAGATGATCAGCAACCTGTCAGGCGCTGGCGTTTCTGTACCTGGCGGTTTTGCTACCACGGCCCAGGCCTACCGGGACTTCCTTGAGCAGAGCGGCTTGAATGCACAAATTCACGCAGCGCTTGACGCTCTCGATGTCGACGACGTCAACGCACTGGCTAAAACCGGTGCCGAAATTCGTCAGTGGGTGATGGATGCACCTTTCCCAGCCGAACTAGACAAGCAGATTCGTGAAGCTTTTGCTGCTATGGCCGGTGGCAACGACAATATGGCCGTTGCTGTTCGTTCATCCGCAACCGCAGAAGACCTGCCAGACGCGTCGTTCGCTGGCCAACAGGAAACCTTCCTGAATATTCGTGGTGTCGATAACGTTATCCGTGCCGCAAAAGAAGTATTCGCATCGCTGTTCAACGACCGTGCTATCGCGTACCGCGTCCACCAGGGCTTTGACCATAAATTGGTAGCCCTGTCAGCTGGCGTGCAGCGCATGGTGCGCTCAGAAACCGGTACCGCAGGTGTGATGTTCACTTTGGACACTGAGTCCGGTTTCCGTGATGTCGTGTTTATCACCGGTGCATACGGCCTGGGTGAAACTGTTGTACAGGGTGCCGTTAACCCTGATGAATTCTACGTACACAAACAAACACTTGAAGCAGGCCGTCCGGCCATCTTGCGCCGTAACCTGGGCAGCAAAGCAATCAAGATGGTGTATGGCGATGAAGCCAAAGCCGGTAAATCGGTCAAGGTCGTTGATGTGGATCGTGAAGACCGCGCCCGCTTCTGCCTGACTGACGCTGAAGTCAGCGAGCTGGCTAAACAGGCCATGATCATCGAGAAACACTACGGCCGTCCGATGGACATCGAGTGGGCTAAAGATGGCGATGACGGCAAGCTTTACATCGTTCAGGCCCGTCCTGAAACCGTGAAGAGCCGCTCCAACATCAACGTCATGGAACGCTACCTCCTGAAAGAGAAGGGGTCTGTGTTGGTTGAAGGCCGTGCAATTGGCCAGAAAATCGGTGCTGGTCGCGTACGTGTCATCAACGACGTATCGGAAATGGACAAAGTTCAGCCGGGCGACGTACTGGTTTCCGACATGACTGACCCGGATTGGGAACCTGTGATGAAGCGCGCCAGCGCAATCGTCACCAACCGTGGTGGCCGTACCTGCCACGCGGCCATCATTGCCCGCGAACTGGGTATTCCGGCGGTTGTCGGTTGCGGCAACGCCACTCAGGCACTGAAAGACGGGCAGGGTGTAACTGTGTCGTGCGCTGAGGGTGACACTGGTTTCATCTTCGAGGGTGAACTGGGTTTCGATGTACGCACCAACTCCGTTGATGCAATGCCTGAGCTGCCGTTCAAGATCATGATGAACGTTGGTAACCCAGATCGTGCATTCGACTTTGCCCAACTGCCAAACGAAGGTGTTGGCCTGGCCCGTCTGGAGTTCATCATCAACCGTATGATCGGCGTGCACCCTAAAGCACTGTTGAACTACGCAGGCCTGCCGCCTGAGCTGAAAGACAGCGTCGAAAAACGCACCGCTGGTTACAGCGATCCGGTCAACTTCTACGTTGAGAAACTGGTAGAGGGCATCAGCACCTTGGCGGCTGCATTCTGGCCGAAGAAGGTCATCGTGCGTCTGTCGGATTTCAAGTCCAACGAATACGCTAACTTGATCGGCGGCAAACTGTATGAGCCGGAAGAAGAGAACCCGATGCTGGGCTTCCGTGGTGCATCCCGCTATATCAGCGAATCATTCCGCGACTGCTTCGAGCTGGAATGCCGTGCGTTGAAAAAAGTCCGCAATGAAATGGGCCTCACCAACGTTGAAATCATGGTGCCGTTCGTTCGCACCCTGGGTGAGGCAAGCCAGGTTGTCGATCTGCTGGCTGCTAACGGTCTTGCTCGTGGTGAGAATGGCCTGCGCATCATCATGATGTGTGAGCTGCCATCCAACGCACTGCTGGCTGAGGAGTTCCTCGAATACTTCGACGGCTTCTCCATCGGCTCTAACGACCTGACTCAGCTTACTCTGGGCTTGGACCGTGACTCCGGCATCATTGCGCACCTGTTCGATGAGCGTAACCCAGCAGTTAAAAAACTGCTGAGCAATGCCATTCAAGCGTGTAACAAGGCAGGCAAGTACATCGGTATTTGCGGCCAGGGCCCTTCGGATCACCCAGATCTGGCCCGTTGGCTGATGGAGCAGGGCATTGAAAGCGTGTCGCTGAACCCTGATTCGGTGCTCGACACATGGTTCTTCCTCGCCGAAGGCCAGACTGCTTAA
- a CDS encoding alpha/beta fold hydrolase has translation MRSSSKLFPVALISADFRGDLTEDVYRLKPGNSPDPTVELALTRLGKADQQQRGMPVILLAGSFSNRRFWYSPKGIGLGADLAREGMDVWLVEMRGHGLSPRNRQYLRNTVNDYVRFDLPAIAEFIYELNPQKAHWLGHSLGGVIIAAALGGQHLDQGKIASVMLFGSQVSSGHWALKIPPVEWCARLVLTVRKFLSGPDLKRGPEDEPASLAIEAMRWHGLFGRFRSPERDWWAGLAEVNIPTMAVTAVADRMDPAWGCEKMLNQFGSQAKQLLVLGKANGFSSDFGHVEMLLSKEAQREVWPLIKQWLNHQHPPVMDATATEELQPCSA, from the coding sequence ATGCGAAGCAGCAGCAAATTATTTCCCGTAGCGCTTATCAGTGCAGATTTCCGCGGAGATCTCACTGAGGACGTTTACCGCCTCAAACCTGGAAACAGTCCTGATCCTACCGTTGAATTGGCCCTGACCCGATTGGGCAAAGCTGATCAGCAGCAGCGGGGTATGCCCGTGATTTTGCTCGCAGGTAGTTTTTCCAACCGCCGCTTTTGGTATTCGCCCAAAGGAATAGGGCTTGGAGCGGATCTGGCGCGTGAGGGTATGGATGTATGGCTCGTGGAAATGCGTGGACACGGCCTGTCTCCGCGCAACCGGCAGTACTTGCGCAATACCGTTAATGACTATGTCCGCTTCGATCTCCCTGCCATTGCCGAATTTATTTACGAGCTGAATCCGCAAAAGGCCCACTGGTTGGGGCACTCTTTGGGGGGCGTAATTATTGCCGCTGCACTCGGTGGGCAGCACCTAGATCAGGGAAAAATAGCTTCGGTCATGCTGTTTGGCAGCCAGGTCAGCAGCGGCCACTGGGCCCTTAAGATTCCTCCAGTTGAATGGTGCGCGCGCCTTGTGCTTACAGTTCGAAAATTTCTCAGCGGCCCTGATTTGAAGCGCGGTCCAGAAGATGAGCCTGCCAGCCTAGCTATCGAGGCAATGCGATGGCATGGATTATTTGGCCGATTTCGTTCTCCTGAGCGCGATTGGTGGGCAGGACTTGCTGAGGTGAACATCCCTACCATGGCTGTCACAGCAGTAGCCGACAGAATGGATCCGGCCTGGGGATGCGAAAAGATGCTCAACCAGTTTGGCTCGCAAGCAAAACAACTTTTGGTTTTAGGTAAGGCTAACGGATTCAGCAGTGACTTCGGGCATGTCGAAATGCTTCTTAGCAAAGAAGCGCAGCGAGAGGTGTGGCCATTGATCAAACAGTGGCTGAATCATCAGCATCCGCCTGTGATGGATGCAACTGCGACTGAAGAACTACAGCCCTGTAGTGCGTGA
- the rraA gene encoding ribonuclease E activity regulator RraA, which produces MQYITPDLCDAYPELVQVVEPMFSNFGGRDSFGGEIVTVKCFEDNSLVKEQVDQPGKGKVLVVDGGASMRRALLGDMLAEKAAKNGWEGIVVYGCVRDVDVLAQTNLGIQALASHPMKTDKRGIGDLNVPVTFGGVTFRPGEFIYADNNGVIISPSALKMPE; this is translated from the coding sequence ATGCAGTACATCACCCCTGACCTGTGCGACGCCTATCCTGAACTGGTGCAAGTCGTCGAACCAATGTTTAGCAACTTCGGTGGCCGTGACTCATTTGGCGGAGAAATTGTTACCGTCAAATGCTTTGAAGATAACTCCTTGGTCAAAGAGCAGGTTGATCAACCTGGTAAAGGTAAAGTTCTCGTAGTCGATGGTGGTGCCTCAATGCGCCGTGCACTCTTGGGCGATATGTTGGCTGAGAAAGCTGCCAAAAACGGCTGGGAAGGCATCGTCGTGTACGGCTGTGTGCGTGATGTCGATGTGTTGGCACAAACAAACCTTGGTATCCAGGCCTTGGCCAGTCATCCAATGAAGACGGACAAGCGTGGCATTGGTGACCTCAACGTACCGGTTACCTTCGGCGGTGTCACCTTCCGTCCGGGCGAGTTCATTTATGCGGATAACAACGGCGTCATTATTTCGCCGTCAGCGTTAAAAATGCCGGAGTAA
- a CDS encoding zinc transporter ZntB: MLEDDNAQWGLLHAFVLNGKGGARSITRQELQDLQLEAHESLWLHWDRGHPQTQSWLRLESGLNEFVCDLLLEENTRPRLLSLPENQLLLFLRGVNLNPGAEPEDMVSARIFADSQRAISLRLRPLHATEELIEDLLDGHGPKTAAELILNLAHYMTDKIDQLVSELSEQVDAEEERADALDNPAPDHAMLMQIRRRAAGLRRFLAPQRDIFAQLTGVALAWFSDCNSGYWNELNNRLTRYLEELELNRERVNLLMEAENRRMNERMNRTMYRFAVITSIFLPMSFLTGLLGINVGGIPGSDSPFGFLVACILIGLVAVGQWLLFRRLRWV, from the coding sequence ATGCTTGAGGACGACAACGCCCAGTGGGGGCTTCTTCACGCCTTCGTTCTCAACGGTAAGGGTGGTGCCCGCAGCATCACCCGGCAGGAACTGCAAGACTTGCAACTGGAGGCTCATGAGAGCCTCTGGCTGCACTGGGATCGAGGCCACCCTCAAACTCAATCCTGGCTGCGTTTGGAAAGCGGATTGAACGAGTTCGTTTGCGATCTGCTTCTAGAAGAAAATACGCGCCCGCGCTTATTGTCTTTGCCTGAGAACCAACTGTTGCTGTTTCTGCGCGGTGTTAACCTCAATCCTGGGGCTGAGCCCGAGGATATGGTGTCCGCACGTATTTTTGCAGACTCGCAACGTGCCATATCTCTGCGGTTACGCCCTCTGCATGCGACTGAAGAGTTGATCGAAGACCTCTTAGACGGGCATGGGCCTAAGACGGCAGCGGAACTGATCCTTAACCTCGCTCATTACATGACAGACAAGATCGACCAGCTGGTGTCTGAACTGTCTGAGCAGGTCGACGCGGAAGAGGAGCGCGCTGACGCTCTGGATAATCCCGCGCCCGACCACGCCATGCTCATGCAAATTCGTCGTCGAGCCGCTGGCTTGAGACGTTTTCTGGCCCCACAGCGTGACATATTTGCTCAGCTGACGGGAGTCGCCCTGGCATGGTTTTCTGATTGCAATAGCGGTTATTGGAATGAGCTGAACAACCGATTAACACGCTACCTGGAAGAGCTTGAGCTGAACCGTGAGCGGGTCAACCTGCTTATGGAGGCAGAAAACCGCCGAATGAACGAGCGCATGAATCGCACCATGTATCGCTTCGCGGTGATCACCAGCATATTCCTGCCCATGAGCTTTCTGACAGGGTTGCTGGGTATCAATGTAGGCGGAATACCTGGTTCAGATAGCCCTTTTGGTTTCCTAGTGGCCTGCATCTTGATTGGCCTTGTGGCAGTTGGCCAATGGCTATTGTTCAGGCGCTTACGCTGGGTGTGA
- a CDS encoding CrfX protein: MHDPFEESLRDLLNSSSSVRDDDACLNRVLKTANRQVGAGDMFSLMGNCLSAIMIALNNGSAHVAPVSRRKSTRRTTNKVD, from the coding sequence ATGCACGATCCATTTGAAGAATCGCTGCGCGATTTACTCAACTCATCCTCATCCGTGCGTGATGACGATGCATGTTTGAACCGCGTCCTCAAAACTGCCAACCGACAGGTTGGGGCAGGGGATATGTTCAGCCTGATGGGAAACTGCCTAAGTGCCATCATGATTGCGCTGAATAATGGCTCTGCGCATGTAGCGCCTGTTTCTCGCCGCAAATCTACACGACGTACGACAAATAAGGTTGACTGA
- a CDS encoding mechanosensitive ion channel domain-containing protein: MELDPWTHSLVAAMTALWTKVAGFIPNLFVALILVLLGFVVAKLLDTLLSKLLGKIGLDRLMAGTGLTKMLARAGIQVPVSTLIGKIVYWFVLLIFLVSAAESLGLERVSATLDVLALYLPKVFGAALVLLAGVLLAHLVSGLVRGAAEGVGLEYAHGLGRIAQGLVIIISISVAIGQLEVKTDLLNNVIAIVLISVGLAVALALGLGSRDIASQILAGIYVRELYEVGQYVQIGAVEGQIEEIGTVKTTLLTDDGDLISVSNRTLLDQQVSSR, encoded by the coding sequence ATGGAACTTGATCCCTGGACTCATAGCCTCGTAGCCGCAATGACAGCCTTGTGGACCAAGGTGGCAGGTTTTATCCCAAACCTGTTTGTGGCACTTATCCTAGTGCTGCTGGGGTTTGTCGTCGCCAAGTTGTTGGATACTTTGCTCTCAAAACTGCTTGGGAAAATCGGCCTTGACCGCCTGATGGCCGGAACTGGCCTGACCAAGATGCTTGCCCGTGCAGGTATACAGGTACCGGTATCCACCCTGATCGGCAAAATTGTCTACTGGTTTGTACTGCTTATATTCCTTGTCTCTGCTGCAGAATCACTGGGCCTTGAGCGCGTGTCCGCAACACTTGATGTGTTGGCGCTGTATTTACCGAAGGTATTTGGTGCAGCATTGGTACTACTTGCTGGTGTTCTTCTGGCTCACCTGGTAAGTGGCCTGGTCCGTGGTGCCGCTGAAGGTGTTGGCCTCGAATACGCCCACGGCCTGGGGCGGATTGCTCAAGGCCTGGTCATCATTATCAGCATCTCTGTTGCTATTGGTCAGCTTGAAGTTAAAACCGATTTGCTGAACAACGTGATTGCCATTGTTTTGATTTCTGTTGGTCTGGCTGTTGCCTTGGCATTGGGATTGGGTAGCCGTGACATCGCCAGTCAGATTCTTGCCGGCATTTACGTGCGTGAACTCTATGAAGTCGGGCAGTACGTTCAGATCGGTGCCGTCGAAGGCCAAATCGAAGAGATCGGTACGGTAAAAACCACATTACTGACGGATGATGGCGATTTGATCTCTGTCTCTAATCGAACCCTGCTCGATCAGCAAGTTAGCAGCCGATAA
- the sigX gene encoding RNA polymerase sigma factor SigX: MSARLVLNKTTTAPSRYDPRSLSDEELAMRAHDELFHITRAYEELMRRYQRTLFNVCARYLGNERDADDVCQEVMLKVLYGLKNFEGKSKFKTWLYSITYNECITQYRKERRKRRLIDALSLDPIEEASEEKSPKIEDKGGLDRWLVHVNPIDREILVLRFVAELEFQEIADIMHMGLSATKMRYKRALDRLRDKFSDGSET, from the coding sequence ATGTCGGCCCGACTTGTTTTGAATAAAACCACCACAGCGCCCTCACGATATGATCCGCGTTCGCTCTCCGATGAGGAGCTGGCGATGCGTGCGCATGATGAGCTATTTCACATCACTCGAGCTTATGAAGAACTCATGCGCCGGTATCAGCGCACTTTGTTCAATGTCTGTGCCCGCTATCTGGGAAATGAGCGTGATGCCGACGATGTTTGCCAAGAAGTAATGCTTAAGGTGCTGTATGGCCTTAAAAACTTTGAGGGTAAATCAAAGTTTAAAACTTGGCTTTACAGCATCACTTATAACGAGTGCATAACCCAATACAGAAAAGAGCGGCGCAAGCGCCGCCTGATTGATGCCCTCAGCCTTGATCCGATTGAAGAGGCCTCAGAAGAAAAATCCCCTAAAATTGAGGATAAAGGCGGGCTTGATCGCTGGCTTGTTCACGTTAATCCGATTGACAGAGAAATTCTTGTGCTTCGTTTTGTCGCTGAACTGGAGTTTCAAGAAATCGCTGATATTATGCACATGGGCTTAAGTGCGACTAAAATGCGTTACAAGCGCGCGCTTGATCGCCTGCGTGACAAATTTTCTGACGGAAGTGAAACTTAA
- a CDS encoding OmpA family protein, producing MKLKNTLGVVIGSLLASSSLSALAQGQGAVEIEGFAKKQYFDSARDFKNDGNLFGGSIGYFLTDDVELRLAYDEVHNARSDDGKNIKGANTALDALYHFNNPGDVVRPYISAGFSDQSVDQNGSNSRNRSTFANLGGGAKFYITENFYARAGVEAQYNIDQGDTEWAPSVGIGVNFGGGSKPAPVVAAVEPTPEPTPVEEPLELVRVELDVKFDFDKSSVKEESYGDIKNLADFMNQYPQTTTVVEGHTDSVGSDAYNQKLSENRANAVREVLVNQYGVDGSRVSAAGYGESRPVADNATAEGRAVNRRVEAEVEAQVRQ from the coding sequence ATGAAATTGAAAAACACATTAGGCGTTGTCATCGGTTCGCTGCTGGCTTCGTCCTCCCTCAGCGCGCTGGCTCAAGGTCAAGGCGCTGTAGAAATCGAGGGCTTTGCGAAGAAGCAGTATTTCGACAGTGCTCGTGATTTCAAAAATGACGGCAACCTGTTCGGCGGTAGCATCGGCTACTTCCTGACTGACGACGTTGAACTGCGTCTGGCCTATGATGAAGTTCACAACGCACGTAGCGATGATGGTAAGAACATCAAGGGCGCTAACACCGCTCTGGACGCTCTGTACCACTTCAACAACCCTGGTGATGTAGTTCGTCCATACATTTCCGCTGGTTTCTCTGATCAGAGCGTTGATCAGAATGGCAGCAACTCCCGCAATCGCTCCACCTTCGCTAATCTGGGTGGCGGTGCTAAGTTCTACATCACTGAGAACTTCTATGCACGTGCTGGCGTTGAAGCTCAGTACAACATCGACCAAGGCGACACCGAGTGGGCGCCAAGCGTCGGTATCGGTGTTAACTTCGGTGGCGGCAGCAAGCCAGCTCCAGTTGTAGCAGCTGTAGAGCCGACTCCTGAGCCGACTCCTGTTGAAGAGCCGCTGGAACTGGTTCGTGTTGAACTGGACGTTAAGTTCGACTTCGACAAGTCCTCTGTTAAAGAAGAAAGCTACGGCGATATCAAAAACCTGGCTGACTTCATGAATCAGTACCCACAAACCACCACCGTGGTTGAAGGTCACACTGACTCCGTTGGTAGCGATGCCTACAACCAGAAACTGTCCGAAAACCGTGCAAACGCTGTTCGTGAAGTTCTGGTTAACCAGTACGGTGTTGATGGCAGCCGCGTAAGCGCTGCTGGTTACGGCGAGTCCCGTCCGGTCGCTGACAACGCAACTGCCGAAGGCCGCGCTGTAAACCGCCGCGTTGAAGCAGAAGTAGAAGCTCAAGTTCGCCAGTAA
- a CDS encoding spore coat U domain-containing protein yields the protein MIRPITGAIILGTALMLVNTELQANCSTSSANVSFGALSSFALATNTETVTAETGFKCSSGVLSLLGENKITSTISTSSNSLGTTPRLYNTATNTYLPYSICRDSGCGSSYGTGDTVSWSKSSVVGILNLFTGSDGSLPLYLRITPGLALPAGTYTDTIVLTWNWKICSAGVGSVCIYNTGQATSVVTVTLNVLNDCFIDKAPDVSFGSAAIVSAFPEVNQSIDVRCTLNSTYQLGFDNGNNFSEGWRRMVNGPNTIQYNIYKETGTAVWTTSNTTTSTGSGATQSIPYRVAVNPIQPNVPAGTYIDSVRVILTY from the coding sequence ATGATTCGTCCTATCACCGGAGCGATTATTTTAGGGACTGCTTTAATGTTGGTGAATACAGAGCTACAGGCAAACTGCAGCACGTCTTCCGCAAATGTGAGTTTTGGGGCATTGAGTTCGTTTGCCCTTGCTACTAATACTGAGACTGTAACAGCTGAAACAGGATTCAAATGCTCTAGCGGTGTGCTGAGTCTGTTGGGCGAGAATAAAATTACCTCAACTATCTCAACATCATCAAATAGCCTCGGCACAACGCCACGACTTTATAATACTGCAACGAATACTTACCTGCCCTACAGCATTTGCCGTGATAGTGGCTGCGGCTCATCCTATGGCACTGGTGATACTGTAAGTTGGAGCAAGTCGAGTGTCGTGGGGATCTTGAATTTGTTCACAGGAAGCGATGGAAGTCTGCCTTTGTATTTGCGTATCACACCAGGCTTAGCACTGCCAGCTGGAACCTATACGGATACGATTGTACTGACATGGAACTGGAAGATATGCTCAGCAGGAGTCGGCTCTGTCTGCATTTACAACACCGGGCAAGCTACCAGTGTTGTGACAGTCACGCTCAATGTTCTCAACGACTGCTTTATAGATAAAGCGCCTGATGTCTCTTTTGGTAGTGCCGCGATCGTGTCTGCCTTCCCAGAAGTAAATCAAAGTATTGACGTGCGCTGCACACTCAATAGCACCTATCAGCTAGGTTTTGATAATGGTAATAACTTTTCAGAAGGCTGGCGGCGTATGGTAAATGGACCTAACACTATCCAGTACAACATTTATAAAGAAACAGGCACAGCTGTGTGGACTACGTCCAACACGACCACCAGTACAGGTAGTGGCGCGACACAAAGCATTCCATACAGGGTGGCTGTAAATCCTATTCAGCCTAATGTGCCGGCAGGTACCTATATTGATTCAGTTAGAGTGATACTGACTTACTAG
- a CDS encoding FimD/PapC C-terminal domain-containing protein: MEVNSGRYAPVGWDGQVYFEELGSKNRLIITQPDGRTCQADFLLSIKTPNITRIGPLPCIFTTGVAP, from the coding sequence ATGGAAGTAAATAGTGGCCGCTACGCACCAGTGGGATGGGATGGACAAGTATATTTCGAGGAGTTGGGCTCAAAAAATAGGCTGATAATAACCCAGCCGGATGGACGCACTTGTCAAGCTGATTTTTTGTTGTCAATCAAAACCCCGAACATCACAAGAATAGGCCCACTACCCTGCATATTCACAACTGGAGTCGCGCCATGA